One Mugil cephalus isolate CIBA_MC_2020 chromosome 8, CIBA_Mcephalus_1.1, whole genome shotgun sequence genomic window carries:
- the rnf214 gene encoding RING finger protein 214 isoform X2 has product MTVDCSVNTEPDWESQVAAMLAYSSTLTEQHDDLTKKQEEEEVEHEKHKQQLQKKKEEATRQHQALLEKVESLRVKLQLNNSKAARKNFQTKKQEMMSEKNRATDERNKFARELEESDRKLAALTEEQGEERRRWREELEELRKEMERARKEADEAQLRALQDEMAAVEKQRDVAMSHIEAWLGEVGQYLKALRVEFPQQYPHERLQWEKKEGLVRRNQAELQSRFQDVLQQLQQGRELESLPRINVPTLPPVPMADLRFKQVMKSVVRPQFAPPPPHPVSQPLPPQRPPHFYQPRPRHPHPHPMQQRAPYHHHHPPHPQFFQPPSPAHIRSAVMVTPPLSLSPSPPAVPSPPPPAVAAPPSAPAGKLDKVLEKLGARYPQCNKAQLTLLLQQVKSSRGTLAGMSMDEVIEQVGFKLAQSERSAPGPISRPMPPGPIRRPAPPPQQQQHQQRPPPPPGGAAQTRKLCLMCQNHVDPESRHPLSCSHTIHKDCIQVWLQSSKNNSCPFCPGK; this is encoded by the exons ATGACGGTCGACTGCAGCGTCAACACGGAGCCCGACTGGGAGAGCCAGGTGGCGGCCATGTTGGCCTACAGCTCCACCCTGACGGAGCAACACGACGACCTGAcgaagaagcaggaggaggaggaggtggagcacgagaaacacaagcagcagctgcagaagaagaaggaggaggccaCGAGGCAGCACCAG gcgCTGCTGGAGAAGGTGGAATCTCTGCGagtgaagctgcagctgaacaACTCCAAGGCCGCGAGGAAGAACTTCCAGACcaagaaacaggaaatgatgtCAGAGAAAAACAGGGCGACAGATGAGAGGAACAA GTTCGccagggagctggaggagagcgACAGGAAGCTGGCGGCGCTCACGGAGGAGCAGGGCGAGGAGCGccggaggtggagggaggagctggaggagctgaggaaggAGATGGAGCGAGCGAGGAAGGAGGCGGACGAGGCCCAGCTGAGGGCGCTGCAGGACGAGATGGCGGCCgtggagaagcagagggacGTGGCCATGTCTCACATCGAGGCCTGGCTGGGGGAG GTGGGACAGTACCTGAAAGCTCTCAGGGTGGAGTTTCCTCAGCAGTATCCTCACGAGAGGCTCcagtgggagaagaaggagggTTTGGTCCGGAGGAACCAGGCTGAGCTCCAGAGCCGCTTCCAGGacgtcctgcagcagctgcaacaGGGCCGAGAGCTGGAGTCCCTCCCCAGGATCAACGTGCCCACCCTGCCCCCGGTCCCCATG GCCGACCTGAGGTTCAAACAGGTGATGAAGTCGGTGGTTCGCCCTCAGTTCgcgcctccccctcctcacccagTGTCCCAGCCCCTCcctccacagaggcccccacaCTTCTACCAGCCACGGCCCCgtcacccccaccctcaccccatgCAGCAACGCGCcccctaccaccaccaccaccccccacacccacaGTTCTTCCAGCCTCCGTCTCCAGCCCACATCAGATCGGCCGTGATGGTGACTCCCCCTCTCAGTCTGTCCCCGTCCCCCCCAGCGgttccttctccacctcctcctgctgtcgCCGCCCCCCCCTCTGCTCCCGCTGGCAAACTGGACAAGGTCCTGGAGAAGTTGGGGGCGAGgtacccacaatgcaacaagGCCCAGCTGACGTTGCTGCTCCAGCAGGTGAAGAGTTCCCGGGGCACCCTGGCCGGCATGTCCATGGACGAGGTCATCGAGCAGGTCGGCTTCAAGCTGGCGCAGAGCGAGAGGTCGGCGCCGGGGCCCATCAGCCGGCCCATGCCCCCGGGCCCCATCCGGAGGCCGGCGCCTcccccccagcagcagcagcatcagcagagaccaccaccaccaccgggCGGCGCCGCTCAGACCCGGAAACTCTGCCTGATGTGTCAGAACCACGTGGACCCGGAGAGCCGCCACCCGCTCAGCTGCTCACACACCATCCACAAAGACTGCATCCAGGTGTGGCTGCAGTCCAGCAAGAACAACTCCTGCCCCTTCTGTCCCGGGAAGTGA
- the rnf214 gene encoding RING finger protein 214 isoform X1 translates to MDANVDTANVAPEENEEEEYEIQCLTEEEEDLDLQLEQELAGMTVEDGIQKVQAVQTDVMTVDCSVNTEPDWESQVAAMLAYSSTLTEQHDDLTKKQEEEEVEHEKHKQQLQKKKEEATRQHQALLEKVESLRVKLQLNNSKAARKNFQTKKQEMMSEKNRATDERNKFARELEESDRKLAALTEEQGEERRRWREELEELRKEMERARKEADEAQLRALQDEMAAVEKQRDVAMSHIEAWLGEVGQYLKALRVEFPQQYPHERLQWEKKEGLVRRNQAELQSRFQDVLQQLQQGRELESLPRINVPTLPPVPMADLRFKQVMKSVVRPQFAPPPPHPVSQPLPPQRPPHFYQPRPRHPHPHPMQQRAPYHHHHPPHPQFFQPPSPAHIRSAVMVTPPLSLSPSPPAVPSPPPPAVAAPPSAPAGKLDKVLEKLGARYPQCNKAQLTLLLQQVKSSRGTLAGMSMDEVIEQVGFKLAQSERSAPGPISRPMPPGPIRRPAPPPQQQQHQQRPPPPPGGAAQTRKLCLMCQNHVDPESRHPLSCSHTIHKDCIQVWLQSSKNNSCPFCPGK, encoded by the exons ATGGATGCTAACGTGGACACGGCTAACGTGGCCCCAGAAGAAAACGAAGAGGAAGAGTATGAAATTCAGTGTctaacagaggaggaggaagatctggacctgcagctggagcaggaatTAGCTGGAATGACAGTagaag ATGGGATCCAGAAGGTCCAGGCCGTGCAGACCGACGTCATGACGGTCGACTGCAGCGTCAACACGGAGCCCGACTGGGAGAGCCAGGTGGCGGCCATGTTGGCCTACAGCTCCACCCTGACGGAGCAACACGACGACCTGAcgaagaagcaggaggaggaggaggtggagcacgagaaacacaagcagcagctgcagaagaagaaggaggaggccaCGAGGCAGCACCAG gcgCTGCTGGAGAAGGTGGAATCTCTGCGagtgaagctgcagctgaacaACTCCAAGGCCGCGAGGAAGAACTTCCAGACcaagaaacaggaaatgatgtCAGAGAAAAACAGGGCGACAGATGAGAGGAACAA GTTCGccagggagctggaggagagcgACAGGAAGCTGGCGGCGCTCACGGAGGAGCAGGGCGAGGAGCGccggaggtggagggaggagctggaggagctgaggaaggAGATGGAGCGAGCGAGGAAGGAGGCGGACGAGGCCCAGCTGAGGGCGCTGCAGGACGAGATGGCGGCCgtggagaagcagagggacGTGGCCATGTCTCACATCGAGGCCTGGCTGGGGGAG GTGGGACAGTACCTGAAAGCTCTCAGGGTGGAGTTTCCTCAGCAGTATCCTCACGAGAGGCTCcagtgggagaagaaggagggTTTGGTCCGGAGGAACCAGGCTGAGCTCCAGAGCCGCTTCCAGGacgtcctgcagcagctgcaacaGGGCCGAGAGCTGGAGTCCCTCCCCAGGATCAACGTGCCCACCCTGCCCCCGGTCCCCATG GCCGACCTGAGGTTCAAACAGGTGATGAAGTCGGTGGTTCGCCCTCAGTTCgcgcctccccctcctcacccagTGTCCCAGCCCCTCcctccacagaggcccccacaCTTCTACCAGCCACGGCCCCgtcacccccaccctcaccccatgCAGCAACGCGCcccctaccaccaccaccaccccccacacccacaGTTCTTCCAGCCTCCGTCTCCAGCCCACATCAGATCGGCCGTGATGGTGACTCCCCCTCTCAGTCTGTCCCCGTCCCCCCCAGCGgttccttctccacctcctcctgctgtcgCCGCCCCCCCCTCTGCTCCCGCTGGCAAACTGGACAAGGTCCTGGAGAAGTTGGGGGCGAGgtacccacaatgcaacaagGCCCAGCTGACGTTGCTGCTCCAGCAGGTGAAGAGTTCCCGGGGCACCCTGGCCGGCATGTCCATGGACGAGGTCATCGAGCAGGTCGGCTTCAAGCTGGCGCAGAGCGAGAGGTCGGCGCCGGGGCCCATCAGCCGGCCCATGCCCCCGGGCCCCATCCGGAGGCCGGCGCCTcccccccagcagcagcagcatcagcagagaccaccaccaccaccgggCGGCGCCGCTCAGACCCGGAAACTCTGCCTGATGTGTCAGAACCACGTGGACCCGGAGAGCCGCCACCCGCTCAGCTGCTCACACACCATCCACAAAGACTGCATCCAGGTGTGGCTGCAGTCCAGCAAGAACAACTCCTGCCCCTTCTGTCCCGGGAAGTGA